In Panicum virgatum strain AP13 chromosome 5K, P.virgatum_v5, whole genome shotgun sequence, the genomic window taactctTTTTAATCTAACTTTTTAATAATAATCTGTCTTgatttaaattttcaaaaaccAGCCTTTTGTCATGCCAAAACTCATGGCGTGACTCACTAAAGGGTCACGTcacatgctttggcgcgacCAACCTACCACGCTGGCAGCTTAGTTGACCTAGcaaggctgagtcgcgccacatgtTTTGACGTGACTCTTCAGCGAGTCGTGCCatgcggcgtggcgcgactcTTGACGGAGTCGTGCCGTCTGGCGTGGCGCGACTCAACTAATGGTCAGTAATGATTCGCCCACCCGTACTGAATACAGACTCGGCTGTAACAGTAGATGTTGTTACAGGCAATACATCACGAGCCATACCAgctagaattagatattttgGTGCATGCATCTTCTACCAGTGTAACATGTCAAAGCTATCATTATCACACAGGAATAAATTGCCATACAAGTGAACTTTTTCTCAACTTGCAATCTCATCTTCTTGAGCAGTAGAATTAAAAGACTCCCCCATTTCAAATGAGATGAGTATCCGTTGTACAAATTTTTTATAGTTGTACCTACTTAATCAATATGAAAACTAGCCATGTCTCGAAAAATCTTGTTTAATCGAAACTCAACAAATCCAAACTTGAATCGAGGATCAAGTATAACTAGTATGCAATTTGAGTATGAGATTTTCCAATATTTCTCAAACTTCGTCTTCATTTCTGTGTATTGCTTAGTGTGCATTTTAGTTCCTGTCTCATACGCAGGGTAGATTTCTTTGACATCGAGAACTGGTTTGTACATTCAATTTTTGTCTATGATTTGATCTGAACAGATTACATGTATAGATTTAGTGGTAAGGAGGTTAGCAAACTGCTCTACAGAAGCCACTACGAGTGGGCAAAATATGTGGACTTAAATTTTTAATTATCTTTAAATCCGTCTAACAACAAACGTTTTCTCCATGTCTCAGTTACCAATGGAGGCGAAGGTTCAAATGACCACGATGGCCTGCTAACTCAGTCGGTAATGTAACATTACGACATCTCCAATAAGCAAAAAACATATTACACATTCAATATTTTTCAAGATATTTTGCCATCTGTACAATGAAGGTAATTGTTCTTAAGAAATGCAGAAATTCAGGTGGTACTTCGACATAATTGAATGATTTTTTTCTTAGAAAGTTTTTCTTCTAAAAAGTGGTGTTCATGAGCAGACTGAATTAGATTTTTCACCATAAATTATGTTAAGTGATAGTTTAATATGCTTGCAAAAATGTTCGCTATAGATAGAAAACGAGAGCCAGTTATCATTTTTCTTAGTTTCCCCTTCCAGCATGTAGGCTGAGAGCCACTAGCAGTTTTTCTTCAATGTGATTAGCCAAATGAATTTGGGCATCAGGATTATCTTTAACATGTCAAGTGTGTTTTGGtcataaaattttattttggcGATTCTATTGGTTACCAGATAAACTTATGATTTGATAATGAACATGAAGTTTGcagaaagggaaagaaaaagaggccACGACCTACGGTCTACGCGTCGCTACACATGCGATTTCAACGTAAGCCTGATCAAGACCTCCACTGCGCATCGCATCAGGTTGTCATGAGCTTGCTTGTTATATGTCAGTAGTTCTTAGATCCTATGATTGTTGCGTCTCCAAGTTTGAGTCTCTAATTCTCCAATATCTTTGATCATTTGGCAGCAACGAACACTGCCTTAGtgcccagctgtcggtgttttaccgtcgggttctccgaggggtatcccgaggagagtgattatgagtagggactcgccgagatcagaaggcgatggtgcaaggaacacaaaaatttagacaggttcaggccgtcggagcgtaataccctacgtcatatGTGGTGGTTTATATTTtcttaggtgttgttcgataTGTCTCGTCCCTTTTGAGGGAGTCTctgttcgcccttatataatccgGGGGAACaggattacatggaaagtcctggTCGATTTCTGTTAGGATCCTAGTCCGAGGGGTTTGGCTGGTTTCCGAGTACGTCAACTaattctactcctattcgggtagatacaaaaaaggtagggcatatccatgtgctactccctactATAGAATATTCCGTGCCCGtgggcagtcccgctgtcccgggtctgacagggtGTAACtattcgcgatgaatctaatgacggtaattaattcatgatttgctacagtgatgctacagtagccatGCCCTAATCGTGCGTCAAAGGCCTTATTAGATTAGTCTCGCGAATTTACTAGGAGTCctgaaggtggttttgtaattagactttatttaatactctaaattggTGGTCAATGGTGcaaaaagttttcgcgaaatttttttcaccccAAACCAAACATGGCACATAATTCTTTTTTATGTTGAAAAGTTTATGATGCCAATGTTCGTGCCATGGATgtggaggatagagtggatttaATGGGGGGAGGGGCGGTGCCATGGAGAAGTTGGGTGGGAGGGCCGGGGGAAGaaacagaggaggaagaagaggtgaTCGTTTATTAAGATGAGTCGCGCCACGCCACACGGCGCGACTCCCTGAAGAGTCACGCCACGCCGGATAGCACGACTTCTTTAAGtgtcgcgccacgccgcacggCACGACTCGCTAAAGAGTCACGCCAAAGTATGTGCCACGACTCGGCCTTACCAGGTCAGCTGAGTTGCCAGCGTGGCAGGTTGGTCGCACCAAAATATGTAGCGCGACCCTTCAGTGAGTCGCGCCTAGGGGCGGAAGGAACGGTGGGTCAGGGGGGCTTGAGCCTCCCCTACCGCCACCGGAGCCATGAAGCCCCCCTAGAGCCCCTCCATGAATTTTTGAGGCTGGATGCAATGTGAAGggggctggaggtggaagacaaGCTGCAGTCGCGCTGCTCACGAATTGGACCGAGAAACACACTATGGCTGTAacggcccaggtttttaaataccaaatttagggtaattagaatcaaattatgcatcatgtgtttgAGTTacgtaaaaaggatctttttgtaattatgaaaggttatatgtgtaattatgattttatgcaaggtcctttatatagtaattgtgaatatagcttttgtggagggtgtttttgtaaaatttcagtgcatttaatgcatggcagcgaAATTTGCTTTTAAGTGTGAGTTtaaagtgaaattgctttgaaaaagacaaattccttgaaattcaaaatcccttcaacaattttaaatttagctcttgaatctttggccaaataaatttttgcacaacatcaaagttgtagatcttgaaaagttgaacaactttcatgttgggcactttttcatttgagctttagtttaaaagttattgcttgtttactttcaggtccctaaaattttggaaattgcGTTTAGGTCCCTGTCTTCTTCCCCTCTCTGTTTCTCTGCTTCTCACCGCCGacagcgccacgccgcccgccgccgctctgggccgcctccccgcgccacctcctgcttctcGTGGCTTCCGCGCGTCGCCCAGAAACTTCCCACCGCCCTTTGCCATCGCGCTGGTGCcccctcccttcgccacgcccccctccccccccccgacGAGTccaggcggccgccaccgcgaacgCCGCCGTGGATAGCCCAGGGGAGAACCTCGATTTCGCCTTTTCCTCGCGCGCGCCTTGGCTCCAGGGAAGATTCTTCATTCCGTTTCCCTCGCCCTCTCGCTCTTTCCCTGCCCAGGCACCCCGGAACGCCGCCCCCGCTCCGcaaaacgccggcgagctcaccctcgCCGTCGAACCACGCCTCCgaagctcctccgcccgcgctaaCCCCCTAACGAGCTCCGACGTGAGCCCGTGCAGCTGCTCGATCGCTTTTCCTCGCCCAAACCCCACGggaaccaccccgccgccgtgctccgagcccccactgccgccgctcgccgtggaccgACGTCCTCCGACCACCTCCTCACCAGCCAAGGGTGCCCAGAGGTCCGCGTTGGCCTGCTCGTCGTTCCCCCCAACCccaaccccgccgccggcgactccttTCGCCGGATTTGGGCCGGCCATCCTCTCTCTGTTCTTTTCCCCACGGCCAGGGACCCCGAATTAGAATTGggaaaagcccagggggctgtctgcgaagcTCTAGACTCAGAGGAATAGTGCTTCAAGGACCTCCTTGTAATTTCTAGCAGTGatttttgaaattccatagaaaatcgtaggaaattcataaaatagcaaatcttgatgttttggaatcctcttgaatagatctatgcagtagaaccagaatatgttaggctttagttgcaagtttttgctgtagatgttgttttgtgttactaggtgtataaatacttgttctttaatctttttcttatctgatgcttgaaagcttgtatttctctgaaattttggtggtagtttactcttgttacactagctttgctataaaaatttcatgatcagttctttgttgtagctatttatttgatttaatctttgtttaatagactttatttatggtaaatagtttctgtttgtaataaatcatgattttatttttggcttgttctttttgagtagcttagcttgtccaggaagtttaagcttcagttcatggctagaacaggagttaaaattgaatcttgttaAACtggtgtctgttttgtttaatttATCTGAATTAATTACGTGTATataaaatcttgaaaaattcacagtagctagatcatccctgtgtagatctcatgttaaattttgagcttctgatattctttagtttgacctgtgtaattcttgcttgttctagatgttatctgagtaaatgatttattgtgtttaaatggttaaatgtcttggcatgatttttacagggtagattactttgttcacgttctgtttagtgtaattttggtagattttattactatttgtactctgatttgttgatttatttacaaaccatgacttaattgtatagaAAAATCACccccactcattttatgaagttagttaacttattttgtgctgttgatcatgatgtcttgtgtagttaaatttgttatttaactactctataaacgattgcccatgtttgtttataatgttgttcttgcattacatatagatacgactactttgtcagacgggacgtacgagttgattccggagtctgacggaggtgatctcgaagctcaagtgaacactgcggaactaactgaagccccgaaccaaagttcggaagagcctagcgctgaaatagttagcaactaccgagaaggcaagccccggacataacctatacttcaaattaatatcatttactgtattacgtacttgtgcatttacagttcttaggatttgaattgaaaccctagatgcatgatcctaggaacctatgtactgaacactagacctgagttcgactatccgctaagcttataggaacggtaaaagtcgagtgattgcctgtcactcgcgagttttataggaattgcttgtttactttctgttatcaatataaggacgacggacggggttgtgttcgatatcatgtcctatgtgagaccccgtctgtgttgatgaacttgctaaggtcgcggtgtgtggtagtgctggttaagtttttgaaagtactagtcacatgccgtaaatatggtacgcggcaagcctagtagccgattggaccggggagtggatatacctcccactctctcagtagggataggttttattatatgttgcgcaacactacgacttctagggacaaggttcggccttggagccctgtagtcggggagagtggcactatccacaagccggaaagaaaggttaacggttgtttgggaatgacccgacggtattccagacgtgtgtgctaggttacccttgcaaggttgaatctcgattcagaatcgtccgcctctcacgatgaaatgagactgcttgatctctttgccacacagagtaataagagcaacaatattcttattaatcttgatgtttgcttagaagttccaccatgtttggttagtagatgcatacatagaatggttaatcaactagaatcttgaagctaaaacttgaaagtaaggacctactctttattgcttttcagcaaaggaaaaaccagagccttacaaagccttgcatagtctagctaaggtgggctacttatactcgttgtcggttaagtcttgctgagtattagaatactcagccttgctgttgaaaccctttttcaggtatgagttttgaggatcagatcgctagcttaacctatccttgctcgttgcctcctggctggtccgtagagtgggatacgtcttcggccggcaatgaccatgacgagtgataccatgcttgggctagcctggtatcctttttgcgacgtgttgtagccgtcgtgttttatcttccgctgtttaaactctgaacttactcttatgttttgtataactgttttacttaagttggttttgtaataatggtttgaactattttgtaatcactactgaacttgcctgtgttgtaaaatttgtggttgtaatatctctggactcgccttcgtgcgaggtatgcttgttcgatccgagaatcggtggttgtatcgggacgttacccgacagaccaaaaaattgttccgtttgaagtgcgtttaagctaatgttgcctttatggtgatggtttacgcacttgagccgggataatttaggcggttctgccacaatggCGGCCCACTAAAATGTCAAGCCCAACTGCCCAAGGCCCAGCGAGAGAGAGCAAAGAATCTAAACCACATCGTGCATCCCCACCAGGCAGCCGGCGGCTCGTTGCTCGACAGGCAGAGGCGACGCAGATCCAGGCGGAGAGGCGGTCGGCGGACGGCGGGCAACTGGGCAGGGCGCCCGCGCCGTGCGGCAGCGGCCACAGGCCACAGCGGCGAGCGGCAGGCCACCCGGCGGCCAGTACCCAGCGCCCAGCGGCAGGGGGGCCACGGGCACGGGGCCCGAGCCCGCGCGCGGCACGCTGcacccggcgcggcggccagcgcTCCGTCagcggcaggggcggcgccagAGCCCGCGCGGCAAGTCTGCCTGCGCGGCTGCGCCGGGACCTGCGCCCAGGCGCCCagcggcaggggcggcgccaggTAACATGTATGATTTAGTTTCTATTCTCAATTTCTTTGATTCAGTAGATCTATGATTCAATTTTCATTTTCAATGATTCAAAATTTGATTGGTATAACAGATTTCAAAATGTCGAAAAGAACTATACAATCATATTTTTCAAGTTCAAGTGCTTCAACTCCACACACTAATGAGAGCACATCTGAACCAAAGAAATCTAGAGCAGAGTTTAGTCATTCAGATTTAATTTGGGATCCTGTAAAACGCAAACCTATTGATGATCATCAACCTGAAATTAGAGATCAAGTAAGGAGGGCATATGCTTTGAATGGTCCATCTCAACCTCGTGATCTTGTATTTCCTCGTAAATGGATGAGTGGTGAATTTAGATCTTTTCAGAAGACTTGGTTTGATGAATTTGATTGGCTAGAGTATAGTGAGTACAAAGGTGCAGCTTATTGCTTGTATTGCTATCTCTTCTTTAATTCGTCAAAGCCTGAAAAATTTGGTAGTTCGGTCTTTGCACATCAAGTTTATGTGAATTGGAAGAAAGCTAAGGATACTTTTAATAAGCACAATGTTTGCAAGACTCATGTAGAAGCTAGGCAAAAGTGTGAAGACTTTATGAACCAAAGGACAAATGTGGGTAGAGAATTAGTTCAAGTGGGTAAGGAGGAAGAAAAACGCTATGAGATTCATTTGACAACTTCTTTAGATGTTGCAAGATTTCTCATAATGCAAGGGGATGCTTTCCGTGGACATGATGAGTCTTCTACTTCGCTTAACAAGGGTACATTTAGATAAATGGTTGATTGGTACAAAGATAAGGTTGAGATAGTGAAGGCGGCATATGAAAAAGGTTACAAAAATTGCCAAATGTTATCTCCTTATGTGCAGAAAGATCTTACAAAAGCTTGTGCAGAGGAAGTCATGAGTGTCATTATGGATGAGATTCGTGGTAGAAAATTCTCAGTGCTTATTGATGAGTCTCGAGATGTATCAATAAAGGAGCAAATGGCAGTGATTCTAAGGTTAGTAGTTGCATTTTCTTGCTTACGTTATTACCTCTATTTCTATAGTTTTACTAACACACGATGAAATATGGCATGCAGGTTTGTGAATGATGAAGGAAAAGTGATGGAGAGATTTCTTGGACTTCAGCATGTTGAGAGTTGTACAGCTATTGCATTGAAAGAAGCTTTGGTCCGTATGCTTTCAAGTCGTAAGTTATCAATCTCTATGCTTCGTGGGCAAGGGTATGATGGAGCTTCTAATATGAGAGGTGAATTTAATGGGGTGCAGAAATTGATTCGCGATGAGAATCCTTATGCTTTCTATGTGCATTGTTTTGCCCATCAATTGCAACTAGTGGTTGTTTCTGTCTCAACTTCTAGTGCAGATATTGCAGATTTCTTTAACTATGTTCCTTTAATAGTCAACACTGTGGGTGCATCTTGTATGAGAAAGGATGTTTTGCTTGCAAAGCATCATGATGTGTTGCTAGAAAAGATTGAGAATGGTGAGATTATGACCGGAAGAGGTTTAAACCAGGAAAGTGGTCTAGCTAGACCTGGAGACACCAGATGGGGTTCACATCTTAAAACTTTGCTTCGCATTTTGGTGATGTGGGAGGCTATCATAGATGTCTTTGAGATAGTCAAGAAAGATTCTGTTAAACCAGCATGTACTGGAGGAGCTTTAGGTTTAATTGGAAAAATGGAGAGCTTTGATTTTGTGTTCATCATGCATTTGATGATAGAATTGTTGGGCATGACAGATATTTTGTCACGTGCTTTGCAAAGGAAAGACCAAGACATAGTTGAAGCTATGCATTTGATAACGGATGTGAAAGATAGTTTGCAGGATTTAAGAGAAAATGGATGGGAGCCATTACTTAAAAAAGTGAAAACTTTCTGTGAGAAGAATGAGATTGAAGTGCCAGATATGGATGAGGAAATAAATATCAGAGGGACATCTAGACGTAGGAAGCAAAAGGTAACAAACATGCATTACTATCATGTTGAGATTTTTCTTGTCGCCATTGATGCCATCTTGACTGAGTTGGACCATCGATTTAGTGAAATCAGTTCAGAGTTATTAGTATGTATGGCTTGTTTTAACCCAAGGAACTCCTTCTCTAATTTCAATGTGGATAAACTTATGAGACTTGCTGAAATTTATGCTGAGGATTTTGATATTGGTGAGCTTACTCTTTTGCCAAATCAACTTAAATCCTTCGTCAACCGTGCTAGAAGAACTCAAGAGTTCCTTGGATGTTATGAACTTGGAAAAGTTGCTGAAATTATGGTCGAGACTACGATGAACACATCTTATCAATTGGTTTATCGTCTCATTGAGCTAACATTGATACTACCAGTGGCAACTGCTTCAGTAGAGAGGATATTTTCAGCCATGTCCcttataaagacagatttgcaTAGTAAAATGGGTGATGAATGGTTCAATGACTTGATATGCTATAATGAGAAGGAGATATTTAGAAAGATTGAAAATGAAAAGATCAAAAAGAGGTTTGAAGAGATGAAAAACCGTCGTATGTTAATGCCTAAAAAATTGATGGTACGCTCTGTTCTATTCTAAATTCATAATTTGAAGGTTTATATATGTTTGACTAATCAATTGTATCTATTTCTGTAGATTGCTTCTTCGGATGAATAATGGGTGTCACATCACGCCCGTCGTCTATTAGTCTCGTACTTTGATTTTTTGGTATGGATAAActgcatttttattttttcatgaTGTATTTTTAAATTTCCATCAGTCATTGATGTTTCAATATCATATTGCTTCAAACTATTATATTTCTCTTTTGTGGGGTGTCTTAATGGAGCTACAAGTTGTTGTAGCGTGTTTTTCAGCCCCTCCTAAATTTTtttctggatccgccactgatCGCGCCATGAATTTTGGCGTGACCAAAAGGACTAGTTCTTGGAAATTTAGATGCACATAGGTTATtattaaaattttagattaaaaagattaaaattaaaaaaaatcggaGATCGGAGCCTCGGACAGCCGTCGAGCATGCGTTGGAGAGGGTCCGGATCCGGGCACGGtggggacggcgcggcggaggaacaGCCTGGCGAGCTCCACCATGCATCAATGCATGGCGGCCCACGCCCAAGTAGGGTACATAACGATGCCTGTGAATTTGTGGCGCACGCAGAGATTCTAATCTTTTGCGTGGAGGAGACATGCCCTGTGATCTGCAAACAATGGACTAGCTAATCACGATGTACCAGGTCAAGTGCAAGGTCAAATTTGATCGCTCACTTGAACTGATTAAACGCCTTTCACGCCTCACGACAGCAGCTCTGCTGACCAAAGCCTCACGCCTTCCGCGACCAAATCATCTCACGAAGCGTGCCAATTTGCAGTCCTTTTTATGGCAGTATCTCGAGGGAAAAAAAACCTGGTGGCCACGGAAAAGCCCGGGAGTCAATTTGTGTGAGCGGAAACCGGCACGGCCCATTTATTGGTGGTGCAGTCCACACACAGGTCAAGCGAAGGCCGACGGCAAACTGGCGGAAGTCAAGCCGACGGCAAACTGGCGGAAGTCAAGCCGACGTCTTTGTCCGCGAAGAACACGTACGCGATGCACGGCGGCCCGCCACAGCGAGAACTCTGTCCCCTCCGCGCGAAAAGAATCCACCACCGTATAAGAGCTTCGCGACCCAGCGTCGAGATTTCTCACGCCCAACTCCCGCACACTCGAATTCCAGAGCCTCCTGCTCCGATCCGCTCTTCCCTCCCAGTCCCCAACCCCATGGCGACCGCCGCCGACGCGACGGGCAAGGAGGAGCCGACGACGAGGCCGCTAGCCACCGCGTCCCCGACCGTCCACCCTGCCGCGACCGACGGTGGCGCCAGGGACGGGGAGATCGCGACCGACTCCAAGCGCTGGCGCTCGGCGCAGTACCTCCGGAAGCGCCGGTGCGCGCTCtggtgctgcggctgctgcggcgCCACCGTGGTCCTCCTGGGCATCGCCGCCCTCGTGCTCGCGCTCACCGTGTTCAAGGTCCGGGACCCCGTCCTCACCATGAACGACGTCACGCTGGAGGGCGTCCACGGCGACctgggcacggcggcggggcgcccgGTGGCCGTGAACGCCACGCTCAGCGCCGACATCTCCGTGAAGAACCCCAACGTGGCCTCCTTCCGGTTCGGCCGCAGCGAGACGGACTTCCACTACGCCGGGGAGACGGTGGGCGTGGCGTACGCGCCGCCGGGCGAGGTCGGCGCCGGCCGCACCGTGCGCATGAACGTCACGCTCGACGTGCTCGCCGACCGCATCTCGCCCGTCGTCAACGCCACCGACCTCATCTTCGGCCAGGACTACAACCTCACGAGCTACACGGAGATCGCCGGGAGGGTCAGCGTGCTGGGCATCTACAAGAGGGACCTCGACATCAAGATGAACTGCTCCATCACGCTGGAGGTGGGGGCCTTCACCACCGTGCAGAGCAAATCCACCGCCTGCGTTGCAAACGTCAGCTGATCCTTTCGGTTAGCAGGTCGTTAGCCGTCACCATGGAGTCAAATACTAGTATTTTGTTGCTGCTAGCTGCCTAGCTCTGTGCCTTCTTTTGCCTTTCTCCCCTCTCCTTCTGTGTATAAACAACGGTTGTGTATTTATGTGATTTTCTGCATTCTGATGAGAGGATACCTACAAGTTTAGGCCGTATTTAATCAACATCGATTCAGAGTGTTTGTGACACTGACACAGTGGCATGACGACAGCAAACCAACCAATCCGTCTCTTTGATATCGACTCTGGTACTTGGTAGGCTACCCACCATGTTTTGTCAGTGTTCCCTTTTCTAACGCCTCATGTTTTTCCATGGGTTAACTGACCCCTCTCAGAAACAATTACCTTACTGACCATTTCTTCATTCAGAAAAGGACAGGTGTAAAAAACAATGGTGCCACAACAACCAGTCCTGGGAGCAAGGCGGTCCTATCCTCAGTCGACCAACGCTGAACGCCTgaacgtgacgtcgccggatcAGTCTAGCTAGTCGTCTCCGTTGCTTGCCGCCAGCGGCGCGGGGCTGCTAACTGCCAACTGCAAGAACCATCTCGCGGTCTCGTCACACACACTCTCcaccctccgccgccaccacggaCCATGACCCGCTTACAAGTCACAAGCGCCAGTCCACTGTCGCCCTGGTGGCCGCCTACCTCGCACCGTCTTTCTTGGCTATCTGTCGCCTGCCGCTTCCGCCAAACTAACCTTAATTCCTCCTAGCTTCTATGATTCGAGGGAGAGGAGAACCCTTCCGCACTCGACCTCTCAACCTCAACCCTATACTCTTACAGGCCTAATCAAATGCCACCGTTGATGGTTTGCTCACCACTCCGACGGCGACTTCTGAAACAGATCCAGGGCATGGAGTATGTGGTGGGTGTGGCGGTGTTCTCTTCGAGGTGACGTGTGAGGTGGAGTCCAACGGCGGAAGCGGCGAGGCCCTCACGCATTGTGTTATCGTGGCGGTCTGGATCTGGTGTTGTTCACTCCGTCGAGTGGTATGTTCTGTTGCAGCGCCATCACGGCGAAGAGTCCTGCATGGCGGCGACCCTCTTGGTGCGGTGATGTCCACTTCCTTCGTTATCTATCGACATTGGGCCACGCTGAGGTTTTTCAACATTTACAAGGGTGTGGAGTGCGGGTGGGTGTTGCGGTATTGCTTTGACTTTGCTGTCGTCTTTGAGTGGTGTGGTGTGATAGTTTGAGTGGAGCTACATGGCCGTATTGATGTCCTAATTCAACCGGCCTGAGTTGTTTGGCTTGCGTCAAAGTCCCAATCCGACCAATCTGAGTTGTATGTAGTTTAGATGAGTTGT contains:
- the LOC120707959 gene encoding uncharacterized protein LOC120707959; its protein translation is MHGGPPQRELCPLRAKRIHHRIRASRPSVEISHAQLPHTRIPEPPAPIRSSLPVPNPMATAADATGKEEPTTRPLATASPTVHPAATDGGARDGEIATDSKRWRSAQYLRKRRCALWCCGCCGATVVLLGIAALVLALTVFKVRDPVLTMNDVTLEGVHGDLGTAAGRPVAVNATLSADISVKNPNVASFRFGRSETDFHYAGETVGVAYAPPGEVGAGRTVRMNVTLDVLADRISPVVNATDLIFGQDYNLTSYTEIAGRVSVLGIYKRDLDIKMNCSITLEVGAFTTVQSKSTACVANVS
- the LOC120707957 gene encoding zinc finger MYM-type protein 1-like — its product is MVDWYKDKVEIVKAAYEKGYKNCQMLSPYVQKDLTKACAEEVMSVIMDEIRGRKFSVLIDESRDVSIKEQMAVILRFVNDEGKVMERFLGLQHVESCTAIALKEALVRMLSSRKLSISMLRGQGYDGASNMRGEFNGVQKLIRDENPYAFYVHCFAHQLQLVVVSVSTSSADIADFFNYVPLIVNTVGASCMRKDVLLAKHHDVLLEKIENGEIMTGRGLNQESGLARPGDTRWGSHLKTLLRILVMWEAIIDVFEIVKKDSVKPACTGGALGLIGKMESFDFVFIMHLMIELLGMTDILSRALQRKDQDIVEAMHLITDVKDSLQDLRENGWEPLLKKVKTFCEKNEIEVPDMDEEINIRGTSRRRKQKWQLLQ